From the Candidatus Aegiribacteria sp. genome, the window GGTGACAGCAATTACGTCTTCGGTAAACCAACACTTGCTTTCCACTCTCCCGGAGGCGATATCGCCATTCTTGACATTCAGAAACTGTGCATTCTCTTCTACTCCCCTGAGGGTGAGTATATCCAGACAGTTGGTCGTGAGGGAAGCGGTCCGGGTGAGTTTCTCATGCCGGCATGCTTTACATTTATGTCCGACGGCGGTATCGCCGTATCCGATGTCATGGCAGGGAAAATTACATTTTTTGATTCCGATTACGAATATTCCGGTCAACTGATCGGTTTTTTTCCCTCAGCTCCTATAGCCATTATCGGAGTTGATTCCGGAGCGATAGTCGGAATGCTGACTGCATTCGATCAGAACGAAGAGGGCATGTTTCTGGGCTTCAGCCTGGCGAGATGGGAAGGAGAAGTTGAATCGACAGTGGAGTATTATTCCACCTTCGAACCCTTTGACCCTTCCGATATCGCTGCTTCTTCGAAGGACATCATGTTCACGGTCACCGCAGCACCTGATGGTAAAGTGTTCTGTGCTCCTTTATCCACGGATGATTTCATAATAGAAGGTTACATGCCCGATGGTACCTCCTTCCTCCATATTGAGGACGAGGATTTCCAGAAAATCAGAAAGACAGATGAGGAGATCCAGGATGAGATCGACCGCGTAAATGAAAATATGTCATCTTACGGGGTTGAAGGCATCATTGAATGGGAACCCGATCTTTACAAAACATCAATTGTTTCACTTCATATCGACAGCTTCGATCGTCTCTGGGTCAGAATGGGTATTTACAGTGAAATCGTATTTCGCGTTTATAACATGGATGGAGAACTTCTGTTCACAGCAGGGGTCGATTTGCCCGGAGACATGAATTCATTTGAAAACTGGCAGATCATTGTTGATCAGCACGGCATCCTGGCATTTAACTCCATGCCAGATGATTACCCGAAAATCTATATGATGGAAGAACAATAAGATCAACACATGAAGTGTAAACAGAAATCACCATAATGTTTGATGGATAGCTCTGAATAGCAGACAGGGGCGAAAGAAATTTCACCCCTGTCTGTTTTCCTTCTGATCATTTCAGTCAGATCAGGTTGTTTCCTCTAATACGCGGAGAACTTACCTGTCCGTTCGTTCCATTTCACGAA encodes:
- a CDS encoding 6-bladed beta-propeller, producing the protein MKMSMIIILLLLLLASCDDEGEVPAGEQQNDAVETSDALPEIDIYLAVTDSIGIDVGDSNYVFGKPTLAFHSPGGDIAILDIQKLCILFYSPEGEYIQTVGREGSGPGEFLMPACFTFMSDGGIAVSDVMAGKITFFDSDYEYSGQLIGFFPSAPIAIIGVDSGAIVGMLTAFDQNEEGMFLGFSLARWEGEVESTVEYYSTFEPFDPSDIAASSKDIMFTVTAAPDGKVFCAPLSTDDFIIEGYMPDGTSFLHIEDEDFQKIRKTDEEIQDEIDRVNENMSSYGVEGIIEWEPDLYKTSIVSLHIDSFDRLWVRMGIYSEIVFRVYNMDGELLFTAGVDLPGDMNSFENWQIIVDQHGILAFNSMPDDYPKIYMMEEQ